One Solanum pennellii chromosome 9, SPENNV200 DNA segment encodes these proteins:
- the LOC107030890 gene encoding putative E3 ubiquitin-protein ligase RF298, translating into MVDDNISDDANDKSLVVSDKEKESMNKTKFVSELPLGIVTDSPVSCLTELPKYELLEEAPKGDIIFEIDPLKTECPQLDAEQDVEILPDTNWEDMITTELLELLTQNLSIIFQSAIKRIVKCGYSEEIVELVIMRSGIYHGSKDVFSNIVDGALGLLSGVKVFDIGTPVIFEDLQSLVDYTLLEMVCVLREVKPALPVVEALWWLLIFDLNPIHVCTMEGYQQVELCNQESLGDNSSDLNLPQSNIEAFDNTQSNLDKQQLSRTITPVAQTLQSKVPISNTAPQVENSNVSQAAKGKGSSTFSPEAKLKEPILEDKSEAGKNSLNSKKDLRKRKTFQFEKNCRSRTSKNIKVNMTAWERLVLDKNVNLSFTGVPKKNSRSKSTTCIKHNLPLQKASSDSPCHSSSIAPASDTSKVPHMQANVNDKDPDSLSMDPKSSKKALDNTTISSAVPDYYVDIPYDESLGKYVPKNEKDETILLRIFRLKSLQKELQGWSDWANEKVMQATHRLAKDQAELKMLRQEKNDAEKVHREKEMLEKDTIERIMEMEQAQVNTNSMSEKTNSLLKTLEMDNVKLKKDIEALMLSTSENSMNVNNVLAKEQEAIKKCQVAEMEKHSFEKDLSTFKQEKISLQQKQEKANKVLDQFKVLLKQEEQVKQRFLQQADSLKAEREQLRVHGKVQRDNFREKVKTNMQKYKQDIQNCESEISQLRFQFERSKIEALKRGIPQMTRGLAASAESSGSNVLNVERECVMCMNEQISVVFLPCAHQVLCEDCNVHHQNRGMDKCPSCRTPIKERISVHFPDSE; encoded by the exons ATGGTTGATGATAACATCAGTGATGATGCCAATGACAAGTCGTTGGTGGTTTCAGACAAGGAAAAAGAAAGCATGAACAAGACGAAGTTTGTATCTGAGCTTCCTCTAGGAATTGTAACTGATTCACCGGTTTCATGTCTAACGGAACTTCCAAAATATGAATTATTAGAGGAAGCACCGAAAGGAGACATTATTTTTGAGATCGACCCATTGAAGACTGAGTGTCCTCAGCTTGATGCGGAACAAGACGTGGAAATTCTACCAGATACAAATTGGGAGGATATGATAACTACTGAACTTCTGGAGCTTTTAACTCAAAATTTGTCCATAATTTTCCAGAGTGCAATCAAGAGAATTGTCAAGTGTGGATATAGTGAGGAAATTGTTGAATTGGTTATTATGAGGAGTGGTATTTATCATGGAAGCAAAGACGTTTTCTCAAATATTGTCGATGGTGCCTTGGGTTTATTGAGTGGGGTAAAGGTTTTTGATATTGGCACACCAGTTATATTTGAAGATTTACAGAGTTTGGTTGATTACACATTGCTAGAGATGGTATGTGTGCTGAGGGAGGTTAAGCCAGCTTTGCCAGTTGTGGAAGCATTGTGGTGGTTGTTAATATTTGACTTGAATCCGATACATGTATGTACAATGGAAGGTTATCAACAGGTTGAGTTATGCAATCAAGAAAGCCTAGGCGATAACTCGTCTGATTTAAATCTTCCCCAATCAAACATTGAGGCTTTCGATAATACTCAGTCAAATCTGGATAAACAACAGTTGTCAAGAACTATAACCCCAGTTGCTCAGACCTTGCAATCCAAAGTTCCTATTAGTAATACAGCCCCTCAAGTTGAAAATTCAAATGTTTCTCAAGCGGCAAAAGGAAAAGGAAGCTCCACATTTTCTCCAGAGGCAAAATTGAAAGAACCAATTTTAGAGGACAAATCGGAGGCTGGTAAAAATTCTCTAAATTCCAAGAAGGATTTACGTAAGCGAAAAACATTTCAGTTTGAGAAGAACTGCAGAAGTCGTACGAGTAAGAATATTAAGGTAAACATGACTGCCTGGGAAAGATTGGTTTTGGACAAGAATGTGAACTTATCTTTTACTGGTGTACCAAAAAAGAATTCACGCTCCAAATCAACAACTTGCATTAAACACAATTTACCTTTACAAAAAGCAAGTTCTGATAGTCCATGCCATTCCTCATCCATTGCACCTGCAAGTGACACCTCCAAAGTGCCACATATGCAAGCTAATGTAAATGATAAGGATCCAGATTCATTATCCATGGATCCCAAGTCCagcaaaaaggccttagacaacACAACTATTTCTTCTGCAGTGCCAGATTATTATGTTgatattccatatgatgagtcTCTAGGAAAATATGTCCCAAAAAATGAGAAGGATGAAACTATATTGTTGCGAATTTTCCGTTTAAAATCACTACAGAAAGAGCTCCAAGGGTGGTCTGATTGGGCAAATGAGAAGGTAATGCAGGCTACCCATAGGCTTGCCAAGGACCAAGCTGAGCTTAAAATGTTGAGGCAAGAAAAAAACGATGCTGAAAAAGTTCACCGGGAAAAGGAAATGTTGGAGAAAGACACCATAGAGAGGATTATGGAGATGGAGCAAGCGCAGGTAAATACTAATTCCATGAGTGAGAAAACTAATTCGCTTCTTAAAACTTTGGAGATGGATAATGTTAAACTAAAAAAGGATATAGAGGCTTTAATGCTCTCCACCAGTGAGAATTCTATGAATGTGAATAATGTTTTAGCAAAGGAGCAGGAGGCAATAAAGAAGTGTCAAGTAGCAGAAATGGAGAAACACTCGTTTGAGAAGGATTTATCTACTTTCAAGCAGGAAAAAATTTCTTTACAACAGAAGCAAGAGAAAGCCAACAAGGTTCTGGACCAATTTAAG GTCCTACTGAAGCAGGAGGAACAGGTGAAACAAAGGTTTCTACAACAAGCTGATTCTCTAAAAGCTGAAAGAGAACAACTCCGTGTTCACGGAAAAGTGCAGCGAGATAATTTTAGAGAAAAGGTAAAGACAAACATGCAAAAGTATAAACAAGATATCCAAAATTGTGAGAGTGAAATCTCTCAGTTGAGATtccaatttgaaagatcaaaaATAGAGGCACTTAAACGAGGCATTCCACAAATGACAAGGGGTTTAGCAGCCTCTGCAGAAAGT